From Quercus robur chromosome 8, dhQueRobu3.1, whole genome shotgun sequence:
CGAATTTGTCAATATTCCATAGATACAATGTATCTCATGGAGGGACGATCCCGTGGGCATGCATCCAATGAGCTAAGAAACATTCTcgatttcaaaaaataaataaataaaataaaatctaacagttcattgtactatttttttttcttttatttaattcagATTTTGACACCTTTAACTACAGCTTCTCAATTCCTATCTTCCTTtcaacagaaaaaaaaataataataataattaattacaattacaattacaaattCTCACATTAAAGATTTTAGAACTCCTAGTTGCTCCTCTTATAGAAGAATCATTAGCTACAAATGTACAGTTACAACCAAACAAGATTTCACCCAGACATTCCATGCATCAGATAATAGCTTTTGGAGTGAACATACATAAAAAATTACTCCCCGAAGGAATACCATCAAGGCATTAATCATTAGCCTCATAGTAATAGTTATACAACAATGGAAATCAACCATGTCCACGTAAGACCCAAATTACACCTCTTATGAAATAATTGTTACTCGTAATCAACCATCTCCTCAACACAACCCCAAACCACGAGGACCATATAGAATTAGAGAAAATACAACTCTTTATAATAATGGAATACCACTGAGCAGTTCAGCAAGAAAATCTGTGTGTTCTTCAGATACAACATCAATGAACAATATTGCATTAATATTTTGTGCATTCTTAGTTATCATCAGCAGGTGataacaaaagaaattaaaaaatttacagTGTGTTGGGAGCATGCATCCCAAAAAAGGAAGTTGTGCAACTGGAAGGTACAAAAGAATAATATCACAAGGCACAAAAGATTGCAAGATGCAGAAAATGCTGCTCTACTCATTCACCACATTCAACAAAACGAAggacaaatttgaaaaataatttgactcACTCATTTCGCCGCATCTTTATGTTAAGTGGAATTTCCTTATAGGACTGAACCTTCTCAGCTGCTCGTCGCAATGGCCTTCCAACTGAAGATCTTCGATTTTCTTGAGATTCAAATCTTAGGGCAGtatttccttcatcttcttctttggcCGACAATCCTGATAACATTTGACCACTTTCATGCACCAGATCGTCATGTACAGGAGAGACAGGAAATTTGGCACTGTCTATCTCAAACAAGTCTTCAGTTTGTTCTGGCTCTATAGATTTAAACCTTGCAGATTGCCTTCTCAAACAACGCctgttaaaaaattgttaaagtaCACCTAAGAATCCTTCAATTCTCTGGATCATTGGTAAAGTCCATTGGAAAGACTAGCCTAGAGTGATAAAGCAAACATGCATAAACAAACCTCTTATTGCCAACATTCTCTTCAGCATGGACTGGTTTAAGACTAGTAGGGCCCGAAGCCTTATCTATCTCAAACAAGTCTTCGGTTGGTTCAGGTTCTTCAGAGTTAAACCTAGAGGATTGCCTTCTCAAACACCTGTTGGAACATCAAAGTATATGAAAGGATCCTTTAATTACCTGCATCATTTGTAAAAATCCATAGGAAAAATTGGCCACAATCTCACACAAAGCAAAGAAACATGCATGGACAAACCTCTTCTTTTCAACATTCTCTTTAGCATGTACTGGTTTAGTAGTGGTGGGACCCAAAGCTGTCCAAAAATCATATAAGAAAAAAGTTGATATCATAAACAGATTCAGATTTTCAAATGAAATAAACAGATTCAGATTTTCAAATGAAATGCCTAGTATGCTAATTACATTGTTTTTTGGATTGCCTTCTCCGGTTTGTATTACAAGGTTTACAGCCCCCCTTATCTGCTTGAGAGGATTCCCCCGCCTGAGCTGCCTCATCACACTCAGTTAAACCTACCTTAAAGGAGTGAAAGAAAAGGTGTAAATAACACAGGGGACAGAAAAATACCAATTGTCAACTTTGTTAAGAACCACTGAGGTGATTTGTATAGGTACCTTATTTCCTTTATCCTGACAAATTAACATTTTCTCTTTGTCCTTGGAAAAAAAAACGTCAAATCAACGAATGATCTTACATGGAATGATGGAACTGATTAACATGGATACTAGTTAAACTGACCTTTTCCAGTTTTCTTGCTTTGAGCAAGCCATTTTTGCATCCAAGCTCATGATAAAGTGCTTTTAGCTGAAAAGGAACAAAACTACAGCTGTCAATTTATAACAGATTATAACATAAGGCATCAAGGCATAAAGTTTTACTGCTTTCTTGCAACATAAGTTAACTTACCCTATCTTTACCTGAATTAAGTTCCTGCAAAGATGCAAAACACGTTAGTTTCACCAAGGCATCAAATACAGTCTCTAAAAAGTTGCTAccagttttaattaaaaatatgtgatAGCAAGTTACATATGCACCCATTGAGTTTTTAATCAACAGTCTCAACCACTACCCATTCTTGTGGGAGGAGGAAATACCATTTGAGCCAGAGCTCATAGGCACTGCATGATTTAATAAAATTGTACAGCTAGCTATTAAAAGATGTGAAGGTACCGCCAACATCTGGCTGTTTGCTTGGGCAAGTTGCAAATTCTGTTGCTGCACTTTCTGCAGATTGAGTCTAAGTTTCTGTAACTCCATGCCACTCAGTTCAATAGTTTTACTGTCAACCAATATTAAGGAAAGCCAAAAGGCACAAAGTAAAAACCCTGGAACCATATCACAGAAAccaatttaagaaaataaatagataaactAAGTTGATCGTGAAGGATACTTTCTGTCAGCAAGAATCTTCATCAATGTCAAGTTTTCCTGAAAATCGGATCAAGAAATACCCAGGTGAGCTAAACTGACAATATAGACCTAAGGAACACGGATATCCACGCACATGCAGTACACAGAATAAGGAACCACTTTGAACATACCCTCTGTAGCTTTTCAATGTACTCCTTAGTTGTAAGTGATACAGGAAGTTTTTTCACCTCTTGGTCTACTGGTCTAGGTCGCTGCTGCAAGTTGCTTATGTCAGCAAGCCTTTTCCTTGGGGCACTTCCAATTTTTGAACCCTTTACCATTCCTTTTGTCTTATCATCTgccacccaaaaaaataaaattttctcagTAATTGAACAACCCAAGTACTACAAGAACCAAAGCCCCCATTGGGTGcaaagaaaaccaaaacaacaacaaaaacttaGTCCCAAATTTTAGGGGTTGGCTATGGATTCTCAACAAATTAGTCAGGATCGGCTACAtcttttctatcattttatTCAATCTGAAGCCATACCCTCTACCATTTCTTTAACTAGCATATCTTTTTTTACTACATCTACTAATGTAATTTTTAATCTTCCTTTAACTTTATTTGTTCCCTCAACTTGAATCTACTCACTCTTTCTCACCATTGCATTACTTGCTATCCTATGAATAAGGCCAAGCCATCTCAGGAAAATATCCCTCATCTATGCTAACAACTCACATAAACTGAACCCAATAGCTGTATTAGGTGGAAATGGAGGTCAAAcccattttgaatttttttttttccacacattttctcagcaaccaaacaaaccaTATTACAGATTCCCAATTCCATGCTAAAATTCCAAGTCACTACGAAAACCTAACCCTAGCAAAGTCAATGTGTAATACCAAATCCCTCACTGTATCAAGTAAACCCTAACACAATATATATTAGGTAATCAAAAAACGAAATCAacactaaaaaaatcaaaaatcaaaatgtaattttactAAGAATACCACAATATATAGGGGtttagaaaaaatgaagaagtaaagggaaaataaataaataaaaatgagggCAAGTAGGGATTTAGTTACCTCGAGCAAGAGCAACACAATTTTCTGAATCAAGAACCGTGGCAGCGTCCATGGTGGAACTCGAATCCGAGCTAAAAACCCtaatccctctctctctctctctctctctctctctctctctaaactcgCTGTGTATGTGCGCGAGGGAAATAGGAAATTGAATGTGAGgagggaaaagaaaatgaattaaatatGAAGGGTAAAATGGTAAATGGCTCTATGGTATGGGGAGCCCAACGGCTTTCCGAAGCAAATCCGAGCCTGTTTTAGATTTGGGAATGCGTGAGCAGAGATAGAGTTATATAGTCTGTCAGTCACAGCAATATGTGCGAGGTCAAATTGAATATGGACGCGTGGCAGGGTTAGAGATGTTAAAATAAGTCTATTTTGGGCTTCATAGTGGATTGAGGTATCATAATTTTGGTGTTGGATAACTGAGCCTCGTTTTGCAGATTACAAGAAGCATTTTTGAGATAAGAAACTTGgcaaacaaacaagctactgaTGAGTGTCAAATGGATTATATACCAACATCTGCTAATGTTTTGTAGATAAGCTATAATGATTAATGACATTGTTATCAATGGCCTCCATTGCAACAATTCCAATTCCTATGGGTTACTTAAATGACATTTCTTGTCGTTTCCAATCAAAATCGTTATGGTTCATATCCCCTCCCCCAGTTAGAATATATCAAcagaaaaacttttaataataaaatgtggTGTCATCAAATGCCTTATTTCAGTCTTGAGATATATAAGTTCAAACATTAACATGAGCAATTCATCTTTTTTGCTCTAACAACATGAGCAATCCATTTTCATACATAGCAAAGTTTGTTATATGCTCTAAACAATAGATGATAGTCTAGATTTATAGTCGTCAATCAGTTGAGATTAGTGAGAAAGTGTGAGATCCACAAACTACAATTGATCATATTATGTGTCTTCTAGTAAGTCGTCCTTAACACCAATCTTTGACCTTTGCATCTATTAGGAGTATTTTTGTGGTTGTGACATGTGTCATGTTTTGTTGAGCTAATGGCTAAACCCTGGTTCTATTCGAGTAGTCAAGTCTAGTACTCACGCCAATGGATCACCTGTTGGCCACTATCATTGCGTTTTCTCCTAAGTGAAAATACAATATAATGAATGatgaaaatatcaaattaatagGAAAACTAGTTTTCTCGTATGTGAATATGAGGCATGGACATGCAAAAATGAAGGACAATGTTAAGTTATTGTAAACAAGGCAAAGCAAGtatggttggtggaattggacGGTAATATTTGTCTATGCCCaacttaatatatacagatttAAATCCATGTCAATAACTGTATCAAGCAACATCACTTGAAGATGTGTAGAAATGTATATATGGAAAGTAAGGAACTGGAAACTTATCTTGGTTGCAAGTAACATGGGCCGAAGTAGACATGAAACATGTGCAAGGAGGTTGAGCCCAAAGACTTGCATTAGCAAATGTAATATGGCAGCAAGTATAAAAGCTTGTAAAAATAGCTCCAATGATTTGAGAGAGTTAAATGTTAGTACaatgaaataagaaaaataatgaaggatgAGTAGAAGGAGAAAGGGGTATGCCAAAATTAAGAGCTGTGGTAGCCTTGCTTTATTGGTGATTGACTCTTGTTTTATGGAGGTAAATATGGTGTTGGCTGATACTTTGTTAAACAGGAGGTGTAACTTATAGTTTTTGTGACTTCCTTCACTTACACATGACATCAACATACGTGCAATGGTCTCACAAGTGTTCCAAGCTCCCTTGTTAGACTTTGAGTGAACTTaaattgatgtggcattttgCATTCCAATCCACTGCTCCTCATCTTTTCCTTTTGATGAGCTTGGTGGTTCACAAAATGGAGGggaaatttggattttaatttgaTGCTTGTCATTTGGTTGATTCCTTGTTATTTTTGCCTCAATTTAACCAAGTTAACATAGCAAAATAGCCATGGTTTCTTTCGTATTGGCATGGTTATGCTAACAGCTTTGACCTCCTTGGGCTTAGTTGAGAGTAATGTTATTTCACTCATTTGCCCCACATACCAACTACATGAGAAGATAGTCCCACGAATtgtgggttttctttttgaaaccacaaaatttttcacaaatttttgcCACAACTATAACGTGACAAAATGCAATCggtgaagaaaaaatagtgggttCATGTGTAAGTGATGGTTAACCACTCAGTCTATCATGTCAaagttgtgataaaaaaaaattgtggaataaTTTGTGGTCCTATAACtgctctttcttttctttcatggTTGATGTACTGGTCCGTTTAGGAtctgaaactaaaaatttttgctaaaactaaaaattttttgctgaaaatacagtagataaaggtaaaagttagctgaaataataaaGTGTGCcctatgaataataccaaaaagtgcaatgggattcataaatagtagcaaaaataagctaaataataaaataagttgacaaaaataatctttatcaAACTAcatgtatttatttaatttattttgaggaCCACCTTGGACCAATTTCAATAGGCCTTGAGCTGgagatttaattattttaatgaaagatCCAGTGGGCCTTGGGGACCGATTTTGTGATCCCAATTTCACCCAACTCGAGGTCCTTTTTTACAAGGGTTAtggactaccaaaaaaaaagcgTTTTGGATTGGCTTTATGGGCTTTGGCTTTGCTGATTTTCTGTCCAAAAAAGTGCCCTCTGCTAAGAACATTCTCAATTGTAAATGGTATATATGGAGAAAATTTAGCATAAAGGTACAAAAAATCCAGTATTTGGACTTGAAAAATCTtacaattgtaattttttttgcaattgtgctacagtgtcATCCTAAATGTGGGATGGCACTGTAGCACTttagtaaaaattataatatattttacttGATAAAGTGGAAGAGAGGTGggggagaagaaagagagaaagttgTATtggaatatattatattattttagtgggtaatatatattattttaataagtaaaatagaaaaataaaagttgggatgttgatTGTGTTGtgaaatggtatggtataattgatataatagttttttgagatggtaaaataaaataggatGGAAGTTAcggatgcaaatgctctaaaaCATCATCCATCGATTCCATCCAATCTGCATGAAACCGAAATACAATCTTAATTCTTGTGGGTCTCACTTATCCTCGAGCAAACTTTTCTTCCCTACTAGTTGGTTTAAGAATCTATATTATCTactttaaaaatgttttttctctttattttattttatttttgaacaaTATGCTTCCAAGTTTCAACAATCCTTATCTCAAAGTTTGTTCCTTCGGTAAAGAGATCTCCTTATCTCAATCTGCATCAAGCTTCCTTTCTGCTAATACtctatttgcattttttttttttttttcatttccctgTTTGCATATTTcttaaaaatgcattttgttatCCCTTTTCACAAGACTTTCCAAGTGAGGCAGAATTGCATAGCAAACAAACAAgcctaattttcatttttaaattccACAAGTTTGGAACTTTGGAACCATACTTTTAGCTTCCATGTTCGATGTttaacttttttctctctcgaGGCAATGTATCGGAGGCTTTTCTTCCTACCAAGACAAAATACACGTAGATTAAGCATCACAAGTCTCCCATTCCTtgtcaaaaaaacaaattgctattttttattcttttttttttctccctttatgTGTCAATAAAACCCGAATTGCATTCATACGAAGTACTAGGGATATTAGCCTGTATATTAGAGTTCTTATTACAAGTGTATAATTGATAGGGCAACAAGTCTTGCAAATTGCAAAAAGCGTATAGAGCAATTGAATTATTTACATAATTAGTCTATTAGAGCCTTTGatcaaatcattaaattttgaaaGATTGTGTATTATGTGAAATAAAGTACAACAATCTACTTTATATATCGGTAGATAAGGTGTATTTTTGTATAAGTAACCTACAACTATGGGCCTAAGTCCATTGAGTTTATATTCTAACAGCTCCCCTCAAACTCATGTTGGGTGAAGTAATATCAACTTGAGTTTAGAAATCAAAGCATGAAAGCATCCTGGTGAAGGAGGCTTAGGGTTGGcttggttggaggagtggaaaaatgagaggataaaAAATGGTGGGACAGTGGAAAAgtaagaggatagaaaagattttaatttccctcatttttgtttgattgggtgtgaaaaagtggaagaatggaaaaaatgtctttgtataaatttactcatatactcttgttaaaaaatgatgccttattaaaaccaaaaaaaaaaaaaagtgacaaaaaaacaatcacccaaatttattagaaaataaaaatcatatctagaaaaaaatcaccaaaaaaaaaaaaaaaaaaaaaaaggtaacggATTGGACAAGCCCAtgtgcacttgcacatgggcatttttgtcatttagcTAACAAATTCCTTCCACTaagttttctctctattttggagaaaaaacaTTTTGGTGAGCCGGAGAGAagtaggaggatagaaaatggtaggaggatgaaaaagtggaaaagatagaaaagattttaatttctctcatttttatttggttgggagtggaaaagtggaatgatagaaaaagtgagtttgtataaatttactcatacacccttgttaaaaaatggtggccaattaatacaaaaaaagtgacaaataacccccaaaaaaaaaaaaaaatcacccaatttattaaaaaataaaaaacatgtcccaaaaaaaaaatcatgtctagttaaacccaaaaaaaatgaactgGACATAGGCATTTTTGTCCATTAAGCAGTCTCATTTTCTCCCTTCAattctctctccattttggggagaaaactttttggtggaCCCGAGAAGAAAACACCTGAACCCAaccttttattttccttcttctccacccaaccaaacacactcaaAAAAGTTTACATTCCCATTTtttctccaaagttttccatccaccctatttcacttccaaacaaacacacccttagtgAAGATGTCAGCAAACTGATTTGgaaagaaattgactacaactATAGAGCACTCTAGAGtaaataatgacaaataaagtgataattaattttaatatgtttGGTACGCTCATGGAAGATGTTATTGTGGGCCATTTGAATAGCACTTCTATTGTCATAGTAGATTGAAGTGGTAGTTGAGAAGTTAACTCCAAAATCCTATAGCAACCAAGCCACAGAAGCTCAACTATGGTGTCTACAAGAGCGTGATAATCAACCTCAGTACTAAATCGAGTAACAGCATTTGTTTCTTGCTTTGCCAAGAGATGAGAGAGTcactaagaaaaaaacaatataaaacaaaaatgaaaatgctATTAGGTTAGGTTTCCTTTCTACCCTGTGGGGTCTGTACTCGAGCATGAGCTTGACAAAGATTCAGCATAAGTTGCAAATGTTTATCTAGTAAGATTGAAGCAAGCATGATTAACGGACCTTTTGTTTTGGGGTCAAGGGTTCCCATCATTCCATCAAGATGGACGCAGTTCAGAACTCGTGCTTTAATGCCCTACTAGCTAGTAGTTACTACCCCTTAAATTAGATGTTACCTTCACTGAATTTGTGGCAATTAGAATATAGAGGGAAGTGCAGAATTATGTGTACGAGGGTCTATCATCAAGGCACCTAATGGTCCAAAACTCCAAATTGTAAATTGGAAATATTGTAACGATATcactaaataaaacaaagtttagaGTTTTTCTGATCCACTATGGGGTAACTtaaaaaggaatatatatatatatatatacatatatatatataattttagtcaAATGGCATATCATATTTAAGATATATGttacttatttaaataattttatgaattatgtaatttaatacACGTGAATAATCTTATAAACCATCATATAATACGACGGAATAGATTTCTCAAACCTAGTTTTAGAAGAAAGCCTTGTCCCAATTAACAAAAATGGCATGTTGGGACGAAGCATTTGAGGACTCCGGTTGACCACAAGTTGAGGTAGTTTGCATCTTAAGAAATACCAACCACAACAACcttacaaaaatataagaattgaATCTATGGAGCCATAAAGTCTATTGGCATCATAGGCaccttttttttagtttcataaTCATCGGCTGCTTTTTGATCTTTTCATAGTGGAGGTGAATCTGTATTCCAACGAAAAACgtgaaaaagaaacataaatttactggattcttaaaaaaaaaaaaaagttaacaacgacccttacttttaaaaaataatataaatttttttttgatggccAATATGGGTGAGGGGTGAACATAATGGTGGACTCTATTATGTCTCAAGATCACAACTAAGTTATCCATTAGATTGCAGTTTACTGCAAACTCCACGAACGTGATTGTTGGGGCACTCACCCGCTAGAGAATGTTAGATTGAGCTATTATTAATGTTATTTAGGATGATAACAGACCTCACCTTATTTCAAATATGGGACCTCAAGCAGTGCTACAGTTTTGCATTCGTGTCAAGACCACCCTTCTCGgtggttaaaaaataatataatgataataataagattaatataatatatgtggGCTCAAAATATTTGTATGGTATATTAAGAACTTAATTGAAGTCTTCCCAAAATATTATCTTTCTAATAAGTGATAATCGAACTTAAGGTGaagtagaaatattattaagaTCTAGTTGGATGAGGGACGAGTATACATACTTGGAACCCAAACAAGTTTACATCACAATATCACATATAAGGCAAGCCAGCATAGCTCATACCATAAGATTCACATACGTTGTCTTGAAGTTTCAATTGAACTATCTTCGAGATATTATCCCCTAGTTTCAATTGAACTATCTTCGAGATATTATCCCTTACATTTAAAACATTCTTCTTTAGGAAAACCTAATTTTATCACCGATAACAAACTAAAGCTTTATAGTTTacaaaaaattgtgatttagatattttgtatgtgaaTTTAATTCTAATGCCTAAATCACATCCAATATATCTCACGGACTTTTCATCAAATCAATGCATAATGTGCCATGATCATATaatctcataaaataaaatattttattaattaaaaaatgtcatacaaattgaattttatgGCACAAATCCCCACAATTCCAAATTGTTTAAGGTGTCttaaatgttcttttttttcttttctttttttaaataaagaagacaagcacttacaaaattatcaagaaaaagagtaaacacagaaaattatatttttcttccaaaaaaaaaaaaaaaaaaaaacctaatgatTAAAGAATAATAAGTATTTCTTAAATCACTCTGTCACACAGCCGATaacctttaaataaataaactaattatattttaatatttcactCTCACACAGCCGATATTATTGAACAAAGGATAACAGAGAAAAATAGAATGAAAACGAGATCATTGTTTTTCTTCTGCCTTAATGGTGAAGAGACTAAGACAGATTAGAATTTAAAACATATTGTTCTGTTTAGTCAAAGTGTCTATTAATAACAATGTTTCTTATTCATCCCTTTTCATGTTTAGAGTAGCATGCGTGTATGTATGGAGGCTGCGCAGTACCCAAGTCAGATTAGAGGTTTACTCTCAAAGCCACTTTAATTC
This genomic window contains:
- the LOC126697165 gene encoding SHUGOSHIN 1 — its product is MDAATVLDSENCVALARDDKTKGMVKGSKIGSAPRKRLADISNLQQRPRPVDQEVKKLPVSLTTKEYIEKLQRENLTLMKILADRNKTIELSGMELQKLRLNLQKVQQQNLQLAQANSQMLAELNSGKDRLKALYHELGCKNGLLKARKLEKDKEKMLICQDKGNKVGLTECDEAAQAGESSQADKGGCKPCNTNRRRQSKKQSLGPTTTKPVHAKENVEKKRCLRRQSSRFNSEEPEPTEDLFEIDKASGPTSLKPVHAEENVGNKRRCLRRQSARFKSIEPEQTEDLFEIDSAKFPVSPVHDDLVHESGQMLSGLSAKEEDEGNTALRFESQENRRSSVGRPLRRAAEKVQSYKEIPLNIKMRRNE